From the Novosphingobium terrae genome, one window contains:
- a CDS encoding helix-turn-helix domain-containing protein produces the protein MLITQLVDVQPRLTARESEILAFVALGMSAKEIARHISLAPRTVERYIENIRLKMRARNSAHMVACGLFFGAIRLPT, from the coding sequence GTGCTGATCACCCAACTGGTGGATGTTCAACCGCGTCTAACGGCGCGAGAATCTGAGATTCTTGCATTTGTGGCTTTAGGAATGTCTGCCAAAGAGATTGCACGACATATTAGCTTGGCTCCCCGCACAGTCGAGCGATACATCGAAAATATCAGACTCAAGATGCGCGCGCGTAACAGCGCCCATATGGTGGCCTGCGGCCTATTTTTCGGGGCCATTAGGCTTC